CCTTCTAGAGGAAACAGTgctcatccctccctccttctaGAGGAAACAGTGCTCATCCCTCCTTCTAGAGGAAACAGTgctcatccctccctccttctaGAGGAAACAGTGCtcatccctccttcccttctgaTGTCCGGGAATATACGGGAATATGGGAACGTGTCAGGGAATATAAGGGTGTCCTGGGAGATCAGCAGAGGTCTGCAAGGGGGTTTGGTCCAAGTGtgctggcagaggggttggTGTCCCGTGGGGACACGTCCCCCATCCACTCCTGCCCCTCAGTGAGCGCCTGCCCCGCTTGTCCCCCCCGCAGGTCTCAGCAACATCATCGGGATCATAGTGTACATCTCGGCCAACGCGGGGGACCCGGGGCAGAGCGACTCCAAGAAGAGCTACTCCTACGGCTGGTCCTTCTACTTCGGGGCGCTGTCCTTCATCATCGCCGAGATGGTGGGGGTGATCGCCGTGCACATGTACATCGAGAAGCACCGCCAGATCCGCGCCAGGTCCCACTCGGAGCTGCTCAAGAGGTCGGCCTTCACCCGCCTGCCCCCCTACAGGTACCGCTTCCGCCGGCGGTCCAGCTCCCGCTCCACCGAGCCCCGCTCCCGGGACATGTCGCCCATCAGCAAAGGGTTCAGCACCATCCCCTCCACCGACATCTCCATGTTCACCCTCTCCAGGGATCCCTCCAAGGTTACCATGGGGACGCTGCTCAACTCGGAGCGGGACCACGGTTTTTTACAGGTCCATAACTCCATCCCCAAAGAGTTCAAGGAGTCTTTGCACAACAACCCGGCCAACAGACGAACCACGCCGGTCTGAGGCGGGCCGGGCCGTGGGCGGGCTGCATGGCATCACCCTCGTGACGGTGTAACCTGTGAAACCCCGTTTTTAAGGACAAACCCGGAGGCTCCCCGTGCCCCTGCCCGTGGGGCTGGTTTTTCACTCCTGAAATGCCGCTGGCCGGGCCAGGCCGCTGCGCCCGCGGTGGGAGCGGGACCCCcgaggggaggggacagggccgTGCTGGGACCCTGGCCCTGGCGCCCCGCGGACTGAGCGGGCTCCAACCCCCGGGACGGCGGCTTCCCGAGGTCTCCATCGTTCGTGTGATCATAACCGCAGTGTTCCCATAGCTGTGTGTCCATGGAAATGCTGGCGATAGCCCTGTCCGTGAGAACCCTTACCCGGTAGTTACGTTTCGGTGGAATCGCCTGGAAGTCCGGAGCTGGAAGCACTGAGCTAGTGCCGGAGCCATGCTTGTGTTCCTGAACCCCTTTCCCTGTCGTGCTGGATGGAGTGCTCGGGCTGGGCTCCTCTATGGCGTTTCGTGCATGCATTAAATAGCTTGGAATTCAATTTTGTCATGTCAGGTTGGAAGAAACATCCTTTTGCAATTTTCTGTGGTCTCGAAagggcttttttccctccttccttccctccttccttcccttccttctctccctccttcctcccatgAAAGGACTCAGGAGCAGAATTACTGCAGTGACTGGTAGCAAGCATCCAGCGTTTAATTCACCTCTAATGTTGCAAGAAAATGAATTACTTCCCTGCAGTTGGTAACACGCAGTCAGAGATGACTGTCTGGGCACAGCCGAGGGGCAACGCGCGACCGTGGCGCTGCGGGAGCGGACGGGGCGCGATTCCCCAGTGGCTGGGAGATCCatgagaaaaacaataaaattgtCCAGTTTGGCAAGTTCCTTGGCTGAGTAGGTGACGCTGACCGTGCAGTGGGCACCGGAGAGCGGCGCAGCGTGGccggcagggaggagggaggtcAGGCTGGTCAGACGGAGGTTCTGCTCTAAACTctccctctggagcagagctcgTCGAAGTGGAGGCAGTTTGGAAGCAGTTGGTCGGCGGTGATGTGTCTCTTAATTGAAATCTTATTTAACCTTCTGACAGAAGGGGCAGATCCCCACAGGGTCcccggggctgctctggggccgGCGGGGCTCTCATTCACTGCGCTCCCGCAGAAGGGGAACATCTGGTGTGCAGTGTGTGAGCCGGAACAGCCTCGCCCCGGGCCTGCTGCCCACGGTCTGCACACCCTGATCCTTCCTGGGAATAATGGACAGGCCGCTGGGAACCCTGGcgcaggagctctgctggagtGAAATCCCCCCGGGAGCCCCACAAACAgcctcagccagggctgcacttccttcacagaatcacagaacgctttggggtggaagggaccttaaagctcaaatcattccatgggcagggacagcttccaccatcccaggctgctccaagccccatccagcctggccttggacagttccagagatccaggggcagccacagctgctctgggcaccctgtgcccgggcctgcccaccctgccagggagaaTTTAAACTCCTTCACCCTTATTTGCTACTGTTGCAAAGGGGGTTGCTCGAGAAGGCTGATTCAGATGCTAATTAAGCCTCTTAATTGCCGTAGTTGCTGATTGCATGTGTTAAAAACAGTCAAAGGAGAGTTGCACCCCCATCTTAGGGtaatatttaaaagcagagcGGTGAAAGGGCTGGCAGCGAGTAGAACGGAGCGGAACAGctcagttggaagagacccacaatGACCATCTCCAACTTGCCGAGCAAAACCTTCTCATCGGTTTTGATTGTGGCTGACCAAAAGCTAAACCAGGGCCTTAAGGGCACAGCCCACATCCCCTCTGAGCCCTGTCCGGCGTGGGGCAGGCTCCGAGCCCCCGGGGGCGCAGACAGGCTGTGGGGAGCCCTGTCCGGCGTGGGGCAGGCTCCGAGCCCCCGGGGGCGCAGACAGGCTGCGGTGCGGAGCCGCAGCGCCGGGCCGGTGTTCGTGTTGGCCGAGGCAGAGCGGGCCGTGATTGAAGGTGTTTACTGCCACGTGTAATATCTTCCCTTTGTGCCGATGTCTTTCCCCTGGAAGAGAAAATCGATACCCAGGCTAAATCTGGAGGCTTCAATATTTCTCAGAGAAGTGCAAATCAATATGGATTTCTTAACAAGTTTAATTTCAATACCTGAAAGTGCACATTCTGCCCATTTCCTGACCTTTCCAATCCCCGGGAGAGGAGGATTAAAAAGATTTGTTCAAATTCAACGAATTGAATCAGCAAATGCCCCATTAGCTTGTTTTCTTTCCGCCAGGCCTTGATAAACAGTACGATAGCCCATCGTCCACGCGTGGCTGCCGGCGCCGCTCGACGCCAGCCACGGCGACCCGCCGGGCACGGCAGCGTCCGTGTCACCTCCATCGCGGGCAGAGCAGCCCGGGGCGGTGACAAAGGGGCCGGTGTCGCACGGAGAGGCACCCGCTCCCCCTTCCCCGAGTGCCAGGGGACCCACACGCCACGGCGAGCCCGATCCCGCCGTGCTGCCGAGCCGGCTGATTGATGGTGCTGCAGTGCTCTATATTTATCTACCATGGCTTTGTGCAGCGTTAGATCATCGCGGAGCCCTGTAAACACCGCGGACGAGCGGAGCCCGCGGGCTCGGCCGGAGCGGAGcgctcccagggatgcagtCTCTGCCCTTGGGGCGATCCCACGGGCAGCGGAGGCAGGAGCGCCCGTCCCGCAGGACACCTCGGGGAGCCTGCTGTGGGGTGACAGCGCAGCGGGGGCTGTCGCTCGGGGTCACTCAGCTCCCCGCAGGTGAAGCAGGGACCCGCCGGCCACGGTGGGGGCTcggcccggggctggggcagccctgcgGGCACGGGGGGCTCCGGGTCCCGGCCGGGGCGGTGCTGtgccgggcccggggctggggcggTGCTGtgccgggcccggggctggggcagccctgcgGGCACGGGGGGCTCCGGGTCCCGGCCGGGGCGGTGCTCGGTGCTGtgccgggcccggggccggggcggtgcTCGGTGCTGTGCCAGGCCCGGGGCTGCCGCTCCCGCCTGCCTCCCAAGGGAAGGGTTTAATTGCTGTGTTGGTGCTGTGATGACAAACCCGGCGGCGAAGCGCTGTCAGCCTGCGGGAGCTGGCGCTGGCACGGAGCCCGCCGAGGGGAAATGGCAGCTGggtcctggctgcagcacagagctctgcctttcACCCTCTTTTCCCCAATTCCACACCTACATCAGGACAAATGCACTGCCCTCTCCGCCGTTGGCTGCAAGGGAAGATCCCTACTTCCTattcctgcaggctgctccttcctcaaCAGCATCCTTTGTCCTTTCTGGGtttgatttttggggggatttttacTGTTTGCCACGGCTCATCAGAGTCTGGGTAAGGCCAAACCGATTATGTCGTGCGCTGATTGTTTACTTGATGGACAGTGATGGTTTCTGTGGTGCCATTACCACCTGTCATCTAAATCCACACGCTGAGGTGCTGTAAAGGGCAGCCTTCCACTGGGGGCTGGAAAAGCTTCTCCAGCATCGTTATCCTGCACATCCGTAAATCCCCGGCTGACCAGAGCCACTAAACACAGCTCTCCAAAGTCCTCTGGAAAATTTTCAACAAACAAGTCTTCCGCCTGCTCTTCAGCAATAAactcctgtccctctgccattttcctccctccagccaCTAGAGGAGAAAATCCTCCTTCAGCACCTGAGCCGGTGCTGGAGAACatcagcaggggctgggggtgtttggggacaggggctctgtgcctgtggctgcagctctggggctgctccacgCTGGGGAGCCCTGACAGGCGCCCTGGGAACACCGTGGGAAACAGTGATGCGGGTAAATGCAATTAGGAATTAATTACCGCAGCTTCTCAttggctgctcctggtgctccactACCCAAAGGGAGcccacaggaaagatggagGGAGATTATTTCCCAGAGCCTGtagtgacaggatgaggaaTGTCAGAGAGAAGGCTGAGATTAGATACTGGGGGAAAGCTCTTCCTtggggtgctgaggccctggcacagggtgcccagagcagctgtggctgctgcatccctggcagtgtccaaggccaggcttggagcagcccggggtagtgaaaggtgtccctgccctttgCAGGGAGATGGATGAGGTGCTGCTCTCACTTTGCTGAATTAAAGTTTCAGCTTCTTTAATAACCTGCAGGTCCGCTGGAAAATTGTGACGAGTGGCATCAAGAAGCAACTCGGTAAGTTTATTTTGATGAAATACAATAATTATCATGCTTAGCAGCTGTtgctatttaaaataagaaaaaacgGGGCTTGcattgaaaatgttttgtaaacCATGTGCACCAACAATCTGTTCCAATGAAACCAGCCATTATGGAAACGGTATAATAGCAGGAGCTCATTATGGAAAGTTAAATTGCAAAtcatattttgtttcaaatgagTTGGATGAATGCATAATTTGCCTCAAAGAAATAGTTTTGTAGTTCTGATCCTCCTGCCAAGAGCTGAAGCtcttgggctgcagctgccggGGCGGCCTGATTGTCCATTTCAAACTGCAGGAAGTTTGGGTTTCAAAGGAAGatttgaagagagaaaagggggggaaaaagtgaAGGAATAAAAGACGGAGCAGTGGGAGCTCTCAGTTGGTTCCCTGTGTGAGATTCTGGTGGTGCAATGTGGGTTTCAAACACGCCAAGGGCCTGTGTGGGGCTGATCACAGTCGCTGTGCTGGAGCCAGACCCCACGgcctgggcagagccagctcccCAGGAGTGTGGTGACAGCCGAGGTGACAGCCATGGTGACAGCCGAGGTGATAGCCAAGGTGACAGCCGCGCCTGGGAAGGGCGGCACGTGCGGTGCCACCAGGCTGGGGGGTGGCAGCTGAACACACGGGCCAGAGCATGGTCCTGGGGCCACGCTGAGCCCCCCATGGCACAGCACTGAGGGGGCCCGTGCAGGtgttccctgagctctgccagctctggctgcagccagggtggCACCGGAGAAGCCACAGAGCCAGCGCCCAGGTGACAAagcccccggccccgcaggATCGCTGGCGCTGCTCCGGTGGCTCAGCGCTGCAGGGCTCACACGTGGTGCCTCGTGCCCAGAGACCTGACCTACAAGAGGTGGCACGTGAGGTGCCACATGAACAGCTAATGGCATTTCCTCGTCGCGGCGTGGCTCCGGGGATGGCAGCggtggcacaggggacacgGAGCCTCTGCTCGTGGCTGTGCCACCACCGTGCGGCTGTTGGGAAGTGACAGGCAGGCGGCCAGGGCAGGACCCTCTGCCATGGGGGCCAAGCCCAGGAAGTGCCCCCGAGCCTCCCTGCACCCGCTGGGGGGGTACACTCAGCACAGGTGACTCTGTCCCTTTTGGCAGGGGCAcatgtcactgctgctgtgctccaagCACGGGGTGCTGGTGCCAGGGTCACCCCCAGCTGGGGTGGCTTTGCAGGATCAAGGAGctgcccctctcctgcagcccaggctgtccctgtgcctcaCTCCAGGCACTCTCGGGGTGCTccagtgtcccccagccccgctgctgcatccagcccagcccagaggcagtttcattaaatattaaatccagcagctgctggcagtgttgGGAGGTGGGTAAAGACAGCAGAAGcaatttgcaattaaaatgtgtttatctTAGGAAAGAAGTCCTGGAAACttgtaattaaaatgtttatacCAAGGGCAGGATTTCATAGCCTGAACCTGCAGAAATCGTAGTGAAGCAGCATTGGCACAGGTGAGGCTGGCACAGGACAGGTGGAGCTGAgctccaggcagtgctgggcaccCAGGATGGTGAGGGGATGGTGGGGAACCATGTCCAGCAcgcctggagcagccccacgAGCTTTGCAGAGCAAAAGCCCCACCCGGGCACtgtgcccaggggctgcaggagggcagcagcaggggatgcaggaggg
This genomic window from Motacilla alba alba isolate MOTALB_02 chromosome 14, Motacilla_alba_V1.0_pri, whole genome shotgun sequence contains:
- the CACNG3 gene encoding voltage-dependent calcium channel gamma-3 subunit — encoded protein: MRMCDRGVQMLVTTVGAFAAFSLMTIAVGTDYWLYSRGVCRTKSMSDNDTSRKNEEVMTHSGLWRTCCLEGTFRGVCKKIDHFPEDADYEQDTAEYLLRAVRASSIFPILSVGLLFFGGLCVAASEFYKSKHNVILSAGIFFVSAGLSNIIGIIVYISANAGDPGQSDSKKSYSYGWSFYFGALSFIIAEMVGVIAVHMYIEKHRQIRARSHSELLKRSAFTRLPPYRYRFRRRSSSRSTEPRSRDMSPISKGFSTIPSTDISMFTLSRDPSKVTMGTLLNSERDHGFLQVHNSIPKEFKESLHNNPANRRTTPV